The Candidatus Hydrogenedentota bacterium genome contains the following window.
GTGATATAGGGCCGGCCATAGGCGACGAGGTCGGCATGGCCATCGCGGATGGCGGCTTCGCCCTGCTCTTGCGTGTATCCGCAGTTGCCCATAAGCGTACCGCTGAAGCAGGCGCGGAATTCCCGCAGCGTCATCGGCTCGCCGAGATCGTGGAACCCAAAAGCGAGGCCGTCCATGATGTGGAGGTAGGCGAGGCCATAGCTATCCAGTTGCGATGCGGCATAGGTGAAGGTCTCGCGGAAGTCCGGCGAGCCCATGTCGTTGAAGACGCCGTTGGGCGAGAGGCGAAGGCCCACGCGGTTGGCCGGAAAAACGGTGATCACCGCGTCCGTCGCTTCCTTGAGAAAGCGGTAGCGATTCTCCAGGCTGCCGCCGTAGGCATCCGTACGGTGGTTGGTTTTCGACTGGAGAAACTGGTCGATGAGGTAGCCGTTGGCGGCGTGGATCTCCACACCGTCAAAGCCCGCCGCTTGGGCCCGCTCCGCCGCGCGCCGGTAGTCTTCCACGATACCGGGGATTTCCGCAAGTTCGAGCGCGCGCGGTGTTTCATAAGGCAGTTTGCCTTGTGGCGTATGGATGTAGTCGCCGTTGATCTTGATGGCCGAAGGCGCCACCGCCGGGGCGCCTTCGTGGAAGGCGCTGTGCGAGGCGCGGCCCATGTGCCAGAGCTGCAAGAATACGCGGCTGCCGGCCTTGTGGATCGCCTCCACCACCGGCGCCCAGCCCGCCTGTTGTTCGCCGGTGTAGATGCCGGGGGAGTCCACCCAGCCATTGGCCTGGGGTGAAATGGTGGTCGCTTCGGTGATGATAAGGCCGGCGTTGCTCCGCTGGCGGTAGTATTGGGCCATGAGCGCATTGGGCACGCGCGTTTTTCCGGCGCGGGCGCGGGTCATGGGCGCCATGACGACGCGGTTGCGCAGGGGCATTCCGGCGAGGTCATAGGGGGCGAGCAGGGGGTGATCGGTGTTTTCGGGCATCGGAGTCTCCTTATCGGTGAATTGTTTACATGTAATGTACACGGCTATTGGAATTTTGTCAAGCGGCGGGGCGCGGGCCTGGAGGCGACCGTGGGGAGCGAAGTGTGCGGGGCAGCCTCTGGCCGAAACGAGAGAGCGTTGAACCGCGAAGGGCCCAGGGCAGCCATTGGCCGCTACCAGGAATTGAGACCACGGATTACGCAGGGCCGCCTCGGGCCGCAACCAAGGAAATGATCACCACGAAGGGCGCGAAGAGAAAGAGAGACGAAGCTTTGACCGCAGAGAACGCAGAGAGCGCATAGGGTGATTTCTGGTATGCAGATGGATTGGGTGGATGAATGAGGGTGCGTTTTTGACCACGGATTACACGGATGACACGGATAGAAAAGCGTTCCGGTTGTTGAGGCCAGGCGGTGGCGGCGCGGATCTTTGGAAAACTCCTTCGTTGCGGCGAAAGGCTAGTCTATGTACTCCGCGGCCAATCAGGTTTCTCGTTGCTTGGATGCCTGGCTTCGGGCCTGGGTAAAGGCCGGCTTCATGAACTGAATCTCGGTTTCTTATTCGTGTCGTAATTCTTTAGCGGAATGAAGCAGGCTTGATTCCTCGACGAAAAAATCCCGCGCCGCAACGGAAGTGCGGACGAATGGGAGCGCGGGCGGCCCGCCCGCAACGCGCCGGAGGCGCGAGTCTGCTAATCAGCGGTAGTCCGGCTCCAATTGTCTCGCCGATCAAGTGTGCCGATATTGCAAATACGCCATGCACCTCCGGTGCATTGCAGGCGGGGACGCCTGCGCTCCCAGCCTTGCGCGCTCTCGTCGTAGTATCGCGGCATGACAAGAATGGGCTGGCGCTACTTCATACGGCTAAAGTATTACTTCGTGTCTATTCGTGTCCATTCGTGGTTAAACTGCCATTCAACTTCAGACCGCCAAAGTGTTACCCATAAAGAAAACGGCCCACGGGCGTCGGGTGCGCCCGTGAGCCGTTGCGGTTTCGATTGGGGCCGGGGTTTACATCCCTATGCCGCCGTCGACGCTGAGGGTGGTTCCGGTGATGTAACCGGCCTCGGGGGCGGCGAGGAAGGCGACGGCGAAGGCGATGTCTTCGGGGGTTCCGACGCGCTTCATGGGGATCTGTTCGGTGATGGCGGCGGTGGCCTTCTCGCCGAGCTCGGCGGTCATATCGGTGGCGATGTAGCCGGGCGCGACGACGTTGACCGTGATGTTGCGGCTGGCGACTTCCTGGGCGTAGGCCTTGGTGAAGCCGATCATGCCGGCCTTGGCGGCGGCGTAGTTGGTCTGGCCGGCCTGGCCGCGCAGGCCGACGACGGAGCTGATATTGATGATGCGGCCGTAGCGGGCCTTAAGCATGGACTTCGCGGCGGCGCGGCAGGCGTAGAAGGCGCCGTTCAGGTTGGTCTGGATGACCTCGTTCCACTGGTCGTCCTTCATGCGCATGAGGAGGCCGTCGCGGGTGATGCCCGCGTTGTTCACGAGGACCTGGATCGTGCCGAGGTCCTCGGTGACGCGATCGACGAGGGCGTCGACGGATGCCGCCGAGGCAATGTCGCATGCGTAGCCCTTCACGTTCGGGCCAAGCTCCGCGGCGGCCTTGTCGGCGGCTTCCTGGCTGCGCCCGCAGATGGCGACGCGCGCGCCCAGCTCGGCGAATCGGGCGGCGCAGGCGCGGCCGATCCCGCGGGTGCCCCCGGTTACCAGTACAACAGCATCCTTCAGGTTGCTCATGCTTTTTGTGCTCCTCGCGCCGCCGCCGCATGCCGCGGGCGTGTCGATTTCGGGTTGGTTGACGATCGATTGTGTAAACTTGCCCCGAATGCGCGGCCGCCGCTATTCGCCGCCGGATTCGGCCAGCTTGTCGACGTCCGAGACCATGCCGGCGCAACGGACGGAGGGGGCGCCTTCCATGCGGCGCGCAAGCCCGCGGAGCACATTGCCCGGGCCGACCTCGATCGCGGGCCTCGGGCCGATTTCCGCCATGACTTCGGTCCAGCGCACGGGGGAGTAGAGCTGTTCGGCGAGCAGTGTGCGGATGGTTTCCGCTTCGGTCACCTGGCTGGCCGTTACGGACGAAATGAACGGAATTCGGGGGTTCTGGAACGGCGCATAGGCCAGGGCTTCGGCAAATTTATTGGCCGCGCTCTCCATCAGGTCCGAGTGGAACGGGCCGGAGACGGGCAGCGGGACCACCCGCTTGGCCCCGGCGTCGATCAGGGCGGGGCCCGCCGCTTCGACGCCGGCCTTTGTGCCGCTGATAATGGTCTGCCCGGGCCCGTTGAAATTGGCCACCTGAACGCCCTTGGGAAGGAATTCCTCGATCCGGTCGGCGTCCATGCCCATCACCGCGGCCATGGCTCCCTCGGGGACGTTCTCGCTCATCAGGCGCGCCCGCACGAGGGTAAGGCGGAAGGCCTCTTCGAAGTCCAGCGCCCCGGCGATGACCAGCGCGGGAATCTCGCCGAGCGAGTGGCCGGCGCAGCCTTCGGGCGCGTATCCCTTTTCCATGAGGTGGCGCGCAATGGCCACTTCCACGGCCAGCAGGCCCGGCTGGGCGATACGGGTGTGATTGATTTCTTCGGGCGCGCCGGTGAAGAGGATATGCAGCAGGTCGCCATCGGGGAAGAGCGCGTTCGCCTCGTCGAGCACCGATTTGGCCGTGGCGGATCGCTCGTAAAAATCCTGGCCCATGGCCTGCTTCTGGCTGCCCTGCCCCGGAAAAAGGAAAAAGCTCATGGGTTCGGAGTCTCCGCGAAGTCCATTTCGTCCTTCATTTCGCGCTCGACGCTCCGGAGTTCCTCGATGCCTTCGGCAATGTGGAAGTTCAGCTTGTTCTCGAAGGCGACCTGGGCCCCCCGGATCGCATTGGCCACACCCGTCGAATTGGAGGAGCCGTGAATGATGATGGCGATGCCGTTCACGCCGAGCAGCGGGGCGCCGGGCGATTCATTCGGGTCGACTTTCGCCTTGATGGCGAGCAACGACTTGCGGGCGATCATCGCGGCAATCTTGTTCATGGAGGAGCCTTCAAACTCCTCCCTGAGCAGGTTTCCGGTGAGGCGCGCGACCGCTTCGGCGGTTTTCAGCAGGAGGTTGCCGTTGAAGCCGTCGCAAACCACGACATCGGCGTCGCCGTTAAACATGGCCTTGGGCTCGATGTTCCCGATGAAGTTGATATGGGGCGCGGCGGTGAGATTGCGGTGCACCACCTTGGCGACATGGCTGCCCTTCGCGCTTTCCTCGCCGATATTCAGGAGGCCGACGCGGGGTTTCTCCACGCCGAGCGCGTATCGCGAATAGGCATAGCCCATTTCCGCGAACTCGCAGAGGTGCCGCTCGTTGCAGTCGACATTGGCCCCGATATCCAGCAGCAGCACGCGCCCGGTGGTCGTGGGGAAGGTGCCGCAAATCGCGGAACGCGAGACTCCGCGCATCGGTCCGAGGACCATGCGCGCGGCGACGTGCACCGCCCCGGTGTTGCCGGCGCTCACGATCGCGTCGGCGTCTCCGTTCTTGACCAGACGCATGCCGACCAGCAGGGAAGAGTCCCTTTTCTGGCGGATCGCCTGGCCCGGCGAATCGTGCATGGTGATCGCTTCGGATGCATGGACAATCGAGATGCTGCCGTGCTTGCCGTGTTCGGCGAGCTTCTCCCGGAGGATATTTTCGTCTCCCACGAGCACGATCTCGACATCGCTGTCCAGGCTTGCGGCTACGGCCCCCTCGATTTCGACATCGGGGGCGTTGTCGGAACCCATGGCATCTACAGCGATTCGCATGAAGCAGTCTCCGCGTGGATGCGTGCGATTAGTCTTCTTCGACGTTGACGACGAGGCGGTCCTTGTAATGCCCGCACTTCGGGCAGACCCGGTGCGTGGGAATGCGCTCGCCGCAGCTCGGGCACTCCACCAGGTTTACGGGTGTGAGCGCATGGTGGGAACGGCGCATGTTCTTCTTGGCTTTACCCGTTCGTCTCTTTGGTACTGGCACGGTCTCTACTCCTCTAGGCCCGATCCGGAAGGTCGGGGAAGATATCCTTCAATCCCGCGAAGCCGCTGTTGTTCGCGGGGCGTTCCTCGTCTGACTCCACTATACAGGCGCAGCGCTCCGCGTTACGGTTTACGCCGCACACCGGGCACAGGCCCAGGCAGTCCTCCCGGCAGAGGAACTTCACCGGAAGGGCCAGGGCGACCTCGTCCCACACGGGGCGGGCGAGATCGATGGTGAGCCCGTCAAATGTAAATACGCCATACGCCTCCTCCTCCGCCATTTCCGCGCCCTCCACGGCCGACTCCCGGGCGGGGCCTTCTTCAAAGGTCCAGACCACCGGCAGCGAAACGGGGAATTCGGCCATTTCGAGGCAGCGGTCGCAGGGATGGAAGAAAACGGCCTCGACCACGCCCTGAAACAGGTACTGCCCGACCATGGGGGTGAGGTCGCCGCGCACCACCACCGGGCCCAGCGGAATTGGGGCGATATCGGCGGGTTGCACGGCTTCCGCGGGGACTGTCACATCGACGTGAAGGCCCGACCCGGCTATCGCGGTTACTGGGATCTCAAGGGTTGCCACGAGCCGACCACCTTCCCTAAGGCGCAGAAAGGCCAAAGTTTAGCAAACGCCGCGCGGGACAGTCAATTCTTTGCGGCATTCATTTTTCGGGCGTCGCGCCGGCCTCGATTGGGACGGTGTAGCCCGCCGATGGCATCAGGATACAGGCGGGCGCCGTGACCCCGTTTGCGGCAAGCCTGCGCCGCGCTTCCGCCAGGGCGTCCTCCAGGCTTGCCGACTTACGCCCGCCGAGCATGTGGACGTCGGCGTCCGTCATCTCTGTGAGAAAAAGGGTGTTTTTCGCCTTTTCCACAGTCGAGAGGGCGGTCTGGCCGTTGATTTCAGCGCGCGCGCGGAGGGCCGCAATGATCCGGTCGCGGGTTCCCAGGGCGAGCCACTCGGCGAATCGGTTGCCGCCGAGCCCTTCCGGCGCCGGCGCCGCCAGGATGATCACGCCGCCGGGGTTGAGCGCCTGCCAGGCGTTGTAGAGGGCCTTGTGGCTCTGTACGAAGTTTTTTGCGCCGCCCGCCGACGCAATCACCAGGTCGGCCCGTTCCCGCAGCGGCGCGCCATACAGGCTGCGGGCAAGATCGCAGGCCGCCCCGTGCGCCGCCGCCAGATCGCCGGCGAAGAGTCCCGCAATCTGCCCGTTCCGGTTCAACACGGTATTGATCAGGAAAAGATCCCGCCGGAATTGCGATCCCTCCAGCATATCCTCCGCGACGGGATTTCCACGTGTGCGCCCAATCGCGACGTCCGGGTTCAGGCGATCGGCGATGGGGTCCAGGTTCAACGCGTGGTTGGCCGCGATCGTGGCTTTGCCCGCGATGCCGGGCAGGATCGACTTGCGCCCGCCGCCGAAGCCGCCGAAATAATGGAAGACCACCGTGCCCGTTACGATGACGGCGGCGGCCTCGCAGGCGCGCCGGTTGAGATAGACCGGGGTCCCGCGCGACGTCGTTCCCGTGTTTACGAGGCCCGCCGGATTTTGCGGATCATGGTCGTACACGCGATCCCGGAACCGGGCGTAGACGGATTCGCCCAGGATCGCGCGGCGCTCGCCGTCCGTCGGGGGGCGGTGTGTGCCGGTGGCGAATAGAAACGCGATCCGGTCACCGGTAACGCCGTGTTCCTCCAGGTAGCGGATCAGGGGGGGCAAAAAGCGATCCGCCCGCGTCTGCCGGAAGCTGTCCGAGACGAGAATGAGCACCTCGCCGCGATCGGGCAGGGTTTCGCGCAGGGGCGCATTCAGGCCCAGCGGGGCTTCGAGCGCGGCGTACAGCGCGGCGTCCACATCTTTCAGGGGCGGCGCCTCCGATATGTCGAGCGGCGGGAGGGGGCGACCCCACGAAAGGTCCGCTTCGAGCACGCGATCGAGATAGGGAAGGGCGATTCGCACAGGGGTTCCGGGCGATCCATCGGGATCGGTTGCAATGGGGCGCGAAGAGTAAATTGACAGTCCAGTAGTGCGGCGAACCCGGCCCGCGGGCTATTCCAGCCCGTATTTCTTGATCTTGTACTGGAGCGTGGTCCGCTTAAGGCCCAGGTGTTCGGCCGCCTTCGTCTTGTTCCAGCGGAACCGTTCCAGCGCGCCCTGGATCAGGTCGCTTTCCAGGCGGTCCGTCCGCTCGATGAGGGAACCTTCGTTGCGGGACGGCAGCGCGATCGGTATATCCGCGGGAACCGTCTCCAGGAGGTGCGGCGGCAACTCGTCGCGCGTGATGCTGTCGGACTCCGCCAGGACGACGGCGCGCTCGATCGTGTTCTCCAGCTCGCGGACGTTGCCGGGCCAGTCGTAATTCAACAGGATCCCCATGACTTCGTCGTCGACCTCCACCACTTCCTTGCCAAGCTCCAGCGAGAACTTCCGCAGAAAGTGATCCACCAGCAGCGGGATATCGTCGCGGCGGTCCTTCAGCGCGCTCACCTCAAGCGAGAAGACATTCAAGCGGTAGTAGAAATCCTCGCGGAATTTCCCTTCAGCAATCGCCTCGCGCAAATCCCGGTTCGTCGCCGCCACGATACGCACATCTATTTTCAGTGGTTCCGCGCCGCCCACGCGCTCCAGCTCGCCCTCCTGCAACACACGCAGGAGCTTCGTCTGGATTGCCGGGTCGATCTCCCCCACCTCGTCCAGAAAGAGCGTGCCCGTGTGCGCTTTCTCGAAGCGGCCCTCGCGCCGCTGCTCCGCGCCGGTGAAAGCGCCCTTCTCGTGGCCGAACAATTCGCTTTCGAGCACCCCCGGGGCGAGCGCCGCGCAGTTGAGGGCCACAAACGGGTTGTCCCGCCGCGAACTCGCCTCGTGAATCGCCCGCGCGACCAGTTCCTTGCCCACGCCGCTCGGTCCTGTGATTAAGACCGAACTGTTGCTGGGCGCGATCTTGATGATCAGCTTCATCAGCCGGCGGATCTGCGCGCTCGCGCCGATCATGTGCTGCACCGACGGATGAATCCAGGTCTGCGCGGAGGAAGCTGCCGAATTCGCCCGCCCGCGGATCAGCTTCTGCACCTTGCGCTCGATATCCGCCAGGCGGAACGGCTTGGTCACAAAGTCGTAGGCGCCCAGGCGCATCGCTTCCACCGCCGTGTCGATCGTCCCGTAGGCCGTCACGATGATTACGCCCGTATCCGGTGACACCGCCTTCGCCGCCCGCAGAACATCCAGCCCCGTGCCCTCGGGCATGTTCAAGTCGGAGATGATCACGTCGAAATGGGACGCGCCGAGGCGCGCGATCGCCTCATTCCCGTTGGAAGCCGTCTCCACCGTGAATCCGCTGTCCGCGAATGCGGCGTGGAGCATCTGGCGCATGTTGGGCTTGTCGTCGACGACAAGCAGCCGGTGTTTCGATAGATCACTATTCACAAATTTCTCGCTTTATCGCCACAGATTACCCCACACGAAGGGTACCACGTACCGGTCCGATTCGCAACACACATCAGTCGGAAAACAGGTCGTCAAACTTGCGCGACGGCTTCTCGGACGAAGACAGCCACGAATCCAGCGACTCGGCCTCGGGCGTGCCCTCCGGCGTCGTTTCGCCCAGCAGCCCGTCCAGCGCGGACCGATCGCCCGGGCGCGCGCCCAACTGCTCGCCATCGTCTCGAAATTCGAACTCGTCGCAGAAGTTGGCCCGCGACTTGTCGGCCACTTTCTCCGTGTCCGGGATGTAGCACTCGTTCGGATACCCCTTGCGGTGAAAGCGGCAGTTCCTGCAAGAATGGAGGTAGGCGTCGCAGCGCGCGCAGGTTTCCTTGACGGCGGGCTGCCGGAGCGAGCTCTCCCATGGCTGCTGGCAATTGAAACAGCGGTGCATGACGGCCTCCAGACCGCTATAGCGTACGGCCCGCATATGGGAAGAATCAACCATTTGTGAATGCGGCCCCGCCGGGTTGGGCAATACGGGCGCCCGTGGGGTACAATGCCGCCGGGCCGCGCGGGATGCGCGCAAAAACGGAGCCAAGGGATACATGGTCGACGAAGAATTGCTCAAGATACTGGTATGTCCGGAAAACAAGACTCCGGTGCATCTGGCGGATGCGGAACTGGTGGCCCGGGTGAACGCGGCGATCGAGGCCGGGACGTTGAAAAACCGCGCGGGCGAGAACGTGGACACGGCCATTGAGGGCGGCCTCGTGCGCGAGGACCGGGCCTACCTGTACCCCATCCGGGAAGACATCCCCGTCATGCTGATCGACGAGGGCATCCCACTCGCACAGATCAACGAAGCCTAATGAGGCGGGGCCGTGAATCCGCGCTCCGCCTCGGGTTCTGAGCCGCGCCGTTACCCTTCGGGCTTGCCGCGCCGGGCGGTTCCCAGGCGCGCGCGGAGATAGTCCCACTCGCCCCGGATCCGCTGCCCGAGGGGCGTCAAGAGGACCTGGGCCAGCGATCGCGACAGTCCGTAGAAGCGCCCGTCGACCGTGAAGCACCAGGCGCGGCCCGCGCCGCTGAGCCGCGCGAGCAGATTGAGCCGCGGGCTATCGAACATCACGACGATATGGCCGCAACGGGCCCGCCGCAGACGCCGGACCGTCACCAGCGCGCGCTTCATGGCGCCAAGGCCGGTTGCGGGCGGCAGGCGCAGGAACTCATCCGCGACGCCGGCAATGGCGCCGGGCGGAAAGCCGGCCGGGATGGCGGCGATGATCGTTTCGGAGGGATAGACCGCCCGGATGCGGCGCAGCATGCGCACGTAGTGCGGGCCGCTGCTGTAGAACGCGCAGATGCGCTCTGGATTGCGCCGCTTCGCCATCTACCCGCGCCTCCGCACCTGTTCGAACACCGGGTAGTACTTCCGCAGAATGATCTGCGACCACGTGTATTCCTCGTCGACCCGGTCCTGCGCGGCGATCCCCATCCGCAGGCGCAGCTCGGGATTGTCCAGCAGGATTTCCAGCTGCTTGGCGAGTTCGCCGGCATCGCCGGGTTCGAAGAGGAAGCCCGTCTGCATGTGGGACACGATCTCCCGCAGGCCGCCTGTCCGGCTCGCGCAGACGGGCCGGCCCGTGGCCATGGCCTCAATCGCCACCATGCCGAACGGCTCTTCCCAGACGCTGGGCACGGCGCAGATGTCCGCCTGCCGGTAGAGCGCCGGGAGCGCGCCGTGGGCATGCCACCCGACCGCGGAGACAAAGGCGGGAACAGGCGTTTCTTCGGGCAGCGTGACCTGAATCTGGAAATCCCGGCGGTGGGCCCAGAGGCGCTCCCCGGCCTCGGCGAGCACGGCGTAGCCCTTGACCGGATCCTCGGCCCGGCCCGTCATCAGGATGTGCTTCTTGTCCCGGGGGCTCTTGCGCGCGGGCGGCTCGAAGCGAAACTGCGACACGTCCACGCCCCCGGGGATGATATGGATGGTTTCGCAATACCAGCTCAGGAGGTCCCGCATGGTCTCGTTGTAGACAATGGCGGCGCGCAGTTTCTTGAGGTAATCGCGGCAGGCGGAGACGTAGTCCGGCGCGTAGGCCCGCGCCGCCAGATACTCCTGCGCCCAGGCGTGGGGGCGGCCCGAACGGATGTCCGGCTTCAGGTGGTCAAGCGCGCAGGCGCGGCAGGCGTCCCGGTCCTTCAGGAAATGCAGCGGGCAGGGGGCGCCGTCCTTGTAGTGCAGAATATCGCGCAGGCAGGCCATTTCGTAGGCGTAGTAGCGCGCCACCAGCGGGTAGTCCGCCAGCGCGAGGCCCACGTAGGGCTTCATGAGAAAGCCGTCGCCCAGGAACACCACGTCGGGGCGCCACAGGTCGACCGCCTCCCGGATCAGGCGCGGCAGCGTCTTGCGGGTAAAATCCCGGCGCGCCCCGGAGACGCCCAGCACGGGAAAGGGCAGGGCGCCGGTCTGGATGGACCCGCGTTCCCAGGAATGGGGATCGTTGACGAAGACCACCTGCACGTCGTGGCCGAGCCGGTGGAGGCCCGACGCCAGGTTGTAGAGGTCCACGTCGGCGCCGCCGTGCGGGGGCCAGGAAAAAAGCAGGTCTACGAGGGCGATACGCATGCCGCCATCCCGTATCCCGAGCACATTTCACAAGAATTCAACGCTGTTTCCCCGTGCCGTACCACTGGCTGCCGCCGTGGTCCAGGTGCAGCACGCCCAGACCCTCCAGGCGCGTCTCCGGCCCGTAGCGATCGACGATGGACTTGCTGAACAGCCAGTCGGATCCCTCGAAATGATCCAGTTCCGCGTAGCGGATCTCGTCAAAGACGCGCCGGCGGAAACTCTGGCAAAAACCCGGCGGGTAGCCTTCCGATTCGCGGCGCCGGTACTCGGGCGCCGCTTCCTGGAGCGTAGTATAGCGATCCTGGGGCGCAATGTCGCCCAGCAGCACGCCCGCGGTCGTCTCCGCGTCCAGCATGTAGCGGCCCTCGGGCGCGGCGAATACGGTGGCCCCGGGCAGCGCGTCCAGGCGCGTGAAGCAGTCCGGCGGCAGCAGAATGTCGGCGTCGAGCAGCGTGATCCATTCGCCGGTGGCGAGCGCGGCGCATTCGTTGATCATGAAGCCCTTCGCCCGGTCGCGATCGGCTGTAAAGGGAATGCGCCGGATGGCCAGCGCCGGGTAGCGCGCCTCCAGGCTGTCCAGCACGTCGTCCGTTGCGTCGATCCCCGGAACGTAGCCCACGATAACCTCCAGCGCGCCCGGCGCCAGGCCTTCCTGATGCGCCAGACAAAGCAGGGCGGCCTGAAGACGCCGCGCAAAACGGGTGCAGACGATCACCACCGAATGCCGGGCGGGCGGCGTTTCCGCCGCGGTCGCGCCTTCCCAGAGTTGCACGGTCTGCGTCACGATCTGCCCGTCCAGATTTACTATCGCCAGACGCGGCTCGGCCACGCTTCCAATGCGCTCGGGAACGCGATCCGTATCCCGAAATCCCGACGGCGCCACGGGGATGTCGTCCCGCAGCAGCACGTAGCGCCCCGCGCGGTCCACATGCAGCGCCAGGGTGTGGCCCGGCGCAATCATCGGGCACACGATCCGCGCGTGGCGTCCAAACGCGAAGCCAATGCGCGCGGCGATGCCGCCGCCGAAGGTCGCCGAGAGCGTAAACGGCGGCGAAACGCGCGCCAGCGGCGTGCTCACCAACTCCCCGGTGGAAAAGGAGAACCAGCGGACGGACGCCGGCATCCGGTCCGTGAAATGGTCTTCGATGGCGTAGCTTTCGGCCGGAATTTCGCGGTCGGGCGGCGTTTGGCGCAGGGTGCGCCGCGCGTCCTCCACAAGCGCCCGCCGGTGCGCCGGCAGCACGCGCCGCGCCGCATCCACGGCGTCGTACCACGCGGGAGCCTTCGCGCGAAACGCAAGCGGGCCGGTAATCGCGTCGCCCGGTATCGCCGATATCGCGGCGCCGGGAAAGGCCTGCTTGAAGACTTCCGACGGCCCGTCGCAAATGAGCCGCATGCGGCATGCGGCGCAGGCCGGCCCCAGCATGCGCGCCTGGGCCGCCCGGTATTCCGCCAGCCGCGCCTCGAGCGCGCTGGTGTCTTCCGGCAGGGGTTCGGGCCGCGGGCGCCGGATCCCGATCCAGCGCGTAAGCTTGTGCAGGAACCACACCCGGAACAGCGCGGCGTTCCGCTCCAGGATCCACGGCAGCACCGCGCGATCAATGGCGTTGTGAAACGACGCGCCTTCGGAAATCGCGATCTCGACCGTCTGGCCGGCGCGCCGGGGGGAAAGCGAAATCAGACGGCGCGCGAATTCCAGCGCGCCCGCGTGGTAGTGCTGGTGATGGGCGAGGCGCTGCGGCGTGTTCGATATGTACGGCCAGAGGTCCTCGGGGACACGGCAAAAGGGCACATCCGCCAGGTGCAGCTCCGGGCCACCGTGGGCAAGCGCACGCAAGAGCGCGATGGCGGCGTCAAGCACCTGAGACGCGACCGGCGGCCCCGCCGAAAGGCCCGGGGCGAAGCCACCGCCGAAGTATACG
Protein-coding sequences here:
- a CDS encoding glycosyltransferase family 4 protein; this encodes MRIALVDLLFSWPPHGGADVDLYNLASGLHRLGHDVQVVFVNDPHSWERGSIQTGALPFPVLGVSGARRDFTRKTLPRLIREAVDLWRPDVVFLGDGFLMKPYVGLALADYPLVARYYAYEMACLRDILHYKDGAPCPLHFLKDRDACRACALDHLKPDIRSGRPHAWAQEYLAARAYAPDYVSACRDYLKKLRAAIVYNETMRDLLSWYCETIHIIPGGVDVSQFRFEPPARKSPRDKKHILMTGRAEDPVKGYAVLAEAGERLWAHRRDFQIQVTLPEETPVPAFVSAVGWHAHGALPALYRQADICAVPSVWEEPFGMVAIEAMATGRPVCASRTGGLREIVSHMQTGFLFEPGDAGELAKQLEILLDNPELRLRMGIAAQDRVDEEYTWSQIILRKYYPVFEQVRRRG
- a CDS encoding glycosyltransferase family 2 protein produces the protein MPDLEDELTYSAMPPVRGLVSARCARDAVIGLTTLRRWLRHSADRFHVEKADLWEPDAASDRILPLLEEAKLAGLKLSLIVDPSADPGPLGDFAAAGLLDVVLCPQSPDLAGLLRWRDACAANGIAFRAHLPGRLLDAPWAAELPSVLQDASVLTVYFGGGFAPGLSAGPPVASQVLDAAIALLRALAHGGPELHLADVPFCRVPEDLWPYISNTPQRLAHHQHYHAGALEFARRLISLSPRRAGQTVEIAISEGASFHNAIDRAVLPWILERNAALFRVWFLHKLTRWIGIRRPRPEPLPEDTSALEARLAEYRAAQARMLGPACAACRMRLICDGPSEVFKQAFPGAAISAIPGDAITGPLAFRAKAPAWYDAVDAARRVLPAHRRALVEDARRTLRQTPPDREIPAESYAIEDHFTDRMPASVRWFSFSTGELVSTPLARVSPPFTLSATFGGGIAARIGFAFGRHARIVCPMIAPGHTLALHVDRAGRYVLLRDDIPVAPSGFRDTDRVPERIGSVAEPRLAIVNLDGQIVTQTVQLWEGATAAETPPARHSVVIVCTRFARRLQAALLCLAHQEGLAPGALEVIVGYVPGIDATDDVLDSLEARYPALAIRRIPFTADRDRAKGFMINECAALATGEWITLLDADILLPPDCFTRLDALPGATVFAAPEGRYMLDAETTAGVLLGDIAPQDRYTTLQEAAPEYRRRESEGYPPGFCQSFRRRVFDEIRYAELDHFEGSDWLFSKSIVDRYGPETRLEGLGVLHLDHGGSQWYGTGKQR